Proteins from a single region of Flavobacterium sp. YJ01:
- a CDS encoding M13 family metallopeptidase, with protein sequence MKKSLLLFIAFLALTACSKHERKKNIAITGIDSTLRPGDDFFRYVNGKWYDSISIPASQTGVGAYMFMNFPQRIRLRGILDSISQSKNPAGSIAQKVGDFYASGMDTITIEKRSFEPIKPLLAKIEAINDLPSLMNFVVNEVKADNSSIIAFGVSTDDKNSSMNIAQIYQTGLGLPDRDYYFKSDSSTVAIQKAYKGYLTALFQQTGSNASEAKKNADLVYSIDKQLAVSHKTKVELRDVQANYNKTAVADLVKRHPNINWTTFLNNLGAKTDSINVSQPAYYDALNKLLKTIPLNNWKIYLKANSIERYADYLSKPFVDASFEYTKVLSGQAVQKSRGEKMANVIDNYLGEALGELYVKKYFSEDAKKRMLVLVNNLQKAYAKRIDNLQWMSPVTKQKAKEKLFAITKKIGYPDKWRDYSNVSVARGTYFENVVSAAKAGYQFQLAKLGKPVDRSQWYTTPPTVTAYNNPTANEIVFPAGILQSPYFDNDADDALNYGGIGMVIGHEITHTFDDQGAQYDKDGNLKNWWTKEDYAQFKSRIQQVINLYNTYTVLDNLHINGAMTVGENTADIAGIAVAYDAFKMTEQGKGNVKIDGFTPDQRFFISIARIWRVKMKDEFLRLWINNNPHSPPNWRVNGPLMNTTPFYDAFNVKAGDKMFLPEKDRITIW encoded by the coding sequence ATCAATACCTGCGTCTCAAACAGGAGTGGGGGCTTATATGTTTATGAATTTTCCGCAACGAATTCGCTTGCGAGGAATATTAGACAGTATTTCGCAAAGCAAGAATCCAGCAGGAAGTATTGCGCAAAAAGTAGGAGATTTTTATGCATCCGGTATGGATACTATAACCATAGAGAAACGCAGTTTTGAACCGATCAAACCTTTGCTTGCTAAAATTGAAGCAATTAACGATTTACCTTCTCTAATGAATTTTGTAGTTAATGAAGTAAAAGCAGACAATTCTTCTATTATAGCTTTTGGAGTATCAACCGATGATAAAAACAGTAGCATGAATATTGCCCAAATATATCAAACAGGTTTAGGGTTGCCAGACAGAGATTATTATTTCAAATCAGATTCGTCGACTGTTGCTATACAGAAAGCCTACAAGGGATACCTTACCGCATTATTTCAACAAACAGGCAGTAATGCTAGTGAGGCTAAAAAGAATGCTGATTTGGTTTACAGTATTGATAAACAACTCGCTGTTTCGCACAAAACAAAAGTGGAACTTAGAGATGTGCAGGCAAATTACAATAAAACGGCTGTAGCAGATCTTGTAAAAAGACATCCGAACATAAATTGGACAACTTTTTTAAATAATTTAGGGGCAAAGACAGATTCTATTAATGTGTCTCAGCCAGCTTATTATGATGCTCTTAATAAACTTTTAAAAACCATTCCATTAAATAATTGGAAAATCTATTTGAAAGCAAATTCTATAGAAAGATATGCAGATTATTTGAGCAAACCTTTTGTAGATGCTTCATTCGAATATACAAAAGTGCTTTCTGGACAAGCTGTTCAAAAATCACGTGGCGAAAAAATGGCTAATGTTATTGATAATTACTTAGGTGAAGCATTGGGAGAATTGTATGTGAAGAAGTATTTTTCAGAAGATGCTAAAAAACGTATGCTGGTTCTTGTGAATAATTTGCAAAAAGCTTACGCTAAAAGAATCGATAATTTGCAATGGATGAGTCCTGTTACGAAGCAAAAAGCTAAAGAAAAACTATTCGCCATTACAAAGAAAATTGGGTATCCAGATAAATGGAGAGACTACAGTAATGTAAGTGTCGCTAGAGGCACCTATTTTGAGAATGTGGTTTCGGCTGCTAAGGCTGGATATCAATTTCAATTAGCAAAATTGGGAAAACCGGTTGATAGATCACAATGGTATACAACACCACCAACCGTTACGGCTTATAACAATCCTACAGCAAATGAAATTGTTTTTCCTGCAGGTATTTTACAGTCTCCGTATTTTGATAATGATGCAGATGACGCGCTTAATTATGGTGGAATCGGAATGGTTATAGGTCACGAAATAACTCATACTTTTGATGATCAAGGCGCTCAATATGACAAAGATGGTAATTTGAAAAATTGGTGGACAAAAGAAGATTATGCACAGTTTAAATCTAGAATACAACAAGTTATCAATCTGTATAATACGTATACTGTTTTAGATAATTTACACATTAATGGAGCAATGACGGTTGGAGAAAATACAGCAGACATTGCCGGAATAGCCGTTGCTTATGATGCTTTTAAAATGACAGAACAAGGAAAAGGAAATGTGAAAATAGACGGTTTTACTCCAGATCAACGTTTCTTTATTTCTATAGCCCGAATATGGAGAGTAAAAATGAAAGACGAGTTCTTACGTTTGTGGATTAACAATAACCCACATTCACCACCAAATTGGCGTGTTAATGGTCCGCTAATGAATACGACGCCTTTTTACGATGCATTTAATGTAAAGGCAGGAGATAAAATGTTTTTACCAGAGAAAGACAGAATAACGATTTGGTAG